The Microcebus murinus isolate Inina chromosome 4, M.murinus_Inina_mat1.0, whole genome shotgun sequence genome has a segment encoding these proteins:
- the DDX25 gene encoding ATP-dependent RNA helicase DDX25 isoform X5, protein MLSRVNVLELFPQLKLKDGSSEPFFSPLILYLWQCLCLAPTYELALQTGRVVEQMGKFCVDVQVMYAIRGNRIPRGTDITKQIIIGTPGTVLDWCFKRKLIDLTKIHVFVLDEADVMIDTQGFSDQSIRIQRALPTECQMLLFSATFEDSVWQFAERIIPDPNVIKLRKEELTLNNIRQYYVLCENRKDKYQALCNIYGGITIGQAIIFCQTRRNAKWLTVEMMQDGHQVSLLSGELTVEQRASIIQRFRDGKEKVLITTNVCARGIDVKQVTIVVNFDLPVNQAQEPDYETYLHRIGRTGRFGKKGLAFNMIEVDKLPLLMKIQDHFNSSIKQLDPEDMDEIEKIEY, encoded by the exons TTAAAATTGAAAGATGGCTCGTCTGAACCTTTCTTCTCCCCTCTAATTCTCTATCTGTGGCAGTGCCTCTGCCTGGCTCCTACTTATGAATTGGCTCTGCAAACTGGCCGTGTGGTTGAGCAGATGGGAAAATTCTGTGTGGACGTTCAAGTTATGTATGCCATTCGAGGGAATCGAA TTCCTAGAGGCACTGACATCACCAAACAGATTATAATTGGCACTCCTGGAACTGTCCTAGATTGGTGTTTCAAACGAAAATTGATTGATCTGACTAAGATTCATGTGTTTGTCCTGGATGAAGCAGATGTGATGATTGACACCCAAGGATTCTCAGATCAGAGCATTCGCATTCAAAG AGCTTTACCCACCGAATGCCAGATGCTCCTCTTTTCAGCAACCTTTGAGGACTCTGTATGGCAATTTGCCGAGCGAATCATTCCCGACCCTAATGTCATCAAGTTACGCAAAGAGGAGCTAACCCTGAACAACATCCGGCAGTATTACGTGTTGTGCGAGAACAGGAAAGACAAATACCAAGCTCTGTGCAACATTTATGGTGGCATCACCATTGGTCAGGCCATCATCTTCTGTCAG ACTCGTCGAAATGCCAAGTGGTTGACTGTGGAGATGATGCAAGATGGCCACCAGGTGTCTTTATTGAGCGGGGAGCTGACCGTGGAGCAGCGAGCTTCCATCATTCAGAGGTTTCGAGATGGAAAAGAGAAGGTTCTTATCACAACCAATGTTTGTGCTCGAG GGATTGATGTGAAGCAGGTGACAATTGTTGTGAACTTTGATCTCCCTGTAAACCAAGCACAGGAGCCAGACTATGAGACCTACCTCCACCGCATAGGGCGGACAGGACGCTTTGGGAAAAAAGGCCTTGCCTTCAACATGATTGAAGTGGATAAGCTGCCCCTGCTCATGAAGATCCAGGACCACTTTA acAGCAGTATTAAGCAGCTTGACCCTGAAGACATGGATGAAATTGAAAAGATTGAATATTGA
- the DDX25 gene encoding ATP-dependent RNA helicase DDX25 isoform X6 encodes MLSRVNVLELFPQCLCLAPTYELALQTGRVVEQMGKFCVDVQVMYAIRGNRIPRGTDITKQIIIGTPGTVLDWCFKRKLIDLTKIHVFVLDEADVMIDTQGFSDQSIRIQRALPTECQMLLFSATFEDSVWQFAERIIPDPNVIKLRKEELTLNNIRQYYVLCENRKDKYQALCNIYGGITIGQAIIFCQTRRNAKWLTVEMMQDGHQVSLLSGELTVEQRASIIQRFRDGKEKVLITTNVCARGIDVKQVTIVVNFDLPVNQAQEPDYETYLHRIGRTGRFGKKGLAFNMIEVDKLPLLMKIQDHFNSSIKQLDPEDMDEIEKIEY; translated from the exons TGCCTCTGCCTGGCTCCTACTTATGAATTGGCTCTGCAAACTGGCCGTGTGGTTGAGCAGATGGGAAAATTCTGTGTGGACGTTCAAGTTATGTATGCCATTCGAGGGAATCGAA TTCCTAGAGGCACTGACATCACCAAACAGATTATAATTGGCACTCCTGGAACTGTCCTAGATTGGTGTTTCAAACGAAAATTGATTGATCTGACTAAGATTCATGTGTTTGTCCTGGATGAAGCAGATGTGATGATTGACACCCAAGGATTCTCAGATCAGAGCATTCGCATTCAAAG AGCTTTACCCACCGAATGCCAGATGCTCCTCTTTTCAGCAACCTTTGAGGACTCTGTATGGCAATTTGCCGAGCGAATCATTCCCGACCCTAATGTCATCAAGTTACGCAAAGAGGAGCTAACCCTGAACAACATCCGGCAGTATTACGTGTTGTGCGAGAACAGGAAAGACAAATACCAAGCTCTGTGCAACATTTATGGTGGCATCACCATTGGTCAGGCCATCATCTTCTGTCAG ACTCGTCGAAATGCCAAGTGGTTGACTGTGGAGATGATGCAAGATGGCCACCAGGTGTCTTTATTGAGCGGGGAGCTGACCGTGGAGCAGCGAGCTTCCATCATTCAGAGGTTTCGAGATGGAAAAGAGAAGGTTCTTATCACAACCAATGTTTGTGCTCGAG GGATTGATGTGAAGCAGGTGACAATTGTTGTGAACTTTGATCTCCCTGTAAACCAAGCACAGGAGCCAGACTATGAGACCTACCTCCACCGCATAGGGCGGACAGGACGCTTTGGGAAAAAAGGCCTTGCCTTCAACATGATTGAAGTGGATAAGCTGCCCCTGCTCATGAAGATCCAGGACCACTTTA acAGCAGTATTAAGCAGCTTGACCCTGAAGACATGGATGAAATTGAAAAGATTGAATATTGA